From Deferrisoma camini S3R1, the proteins below share one genomic window:
- a CDS encoding TAXI family TRAP transporter solute-binding subunit, protein MRKKAALWALCAAVALAGPAAARTTFISIGTGGTGGVYYPYGGGLAEIWSKYVPGVKAVAEVTGASVENVKLAHKGETVIGEVMGDVAYQAYRGIGKFQGKPQKILAMACMYPNVLQIVTLKGSGIQNVTDFKGKRVSIGAPGSGTAFMAELVLKTLGVPLDSFNVFRLSFNETANALRDGTIDAGFWVVAPGTSSIMDLATTHDIEIVGFTPEQQKKVEQAYDYYSAWTLEGGVYRGVDQPVPTLSVWNVIICQRDLPEDLVYQLTKTLFEHTDYLEQIHPFAKYTTPENAVGKSPIPFHPGAIRAIEEKGIKVPAKLRP, encoded by the coding sequence ATGCGGAAGAAGGCGGCGTTGTGGGCGTTGTGCGCGGCGGTGGCCCTGGCCGGCCCGGCCGCGGCCCGGACCACGTTCATCTCGATCGGCACCGGCGGCACCGGCGGGGTGTACTACCCTTACGGGGGCGGCCTGGCCGAGATCTGGTCCAAGTACGTGCCCGGCGTGAAGGCCGTGGCCGAGGTCACGGGCGCCAGCGTGGAGAACGTGAAGCTGGCCCACAAGGGCGAGACCGTGATCGGCGAGGTCATGGGCGACGTGGCATACCAGGCATACCGGGGCATCGGCAAGTTCCAGGGCAAGCCCCAGAAGATCCTGGCCATGGCTTGCATGTACCCCAACGTGCTCCAGATCGTGACGCTGAAGGGGTCGGGGATCCAGAACGTGACCGACTTCAAGGGCAAGCGGGTGAGCATCGGCGCACCCGGCAGCGGCACGGCGTTCATGGCGGAACTGGTCCTGAAGACCCTGGGCGTGCCCCTGGATAGCTTTAACGTCTTCCGGCTGTCGTTCAACGAGACCGCCAACGCCCTGCGGGACGGCACCATCGACGCCGGGTTCTGGGTCGTGGCGCCGGGCACCAGCTCCATCATGGACCTGGCCACCACCCACGACATCGAGATCGTGGGCTTCACCCCCGAGCAGCAGAAGAAGGTCGAGCAGGCCTACGACTACTACTCGGCCTGGACCCTGGAGGGAGGGGTGTACCGGGGCGTGGACCAGCCCGTGCCCACCCTGAGCGTGTGGAACGTTATCATCTGTCAGAGGGATCTACCCGAGGACCTAGTGTACCAGCTGACCAAGACCCTGTTCGAGCACACGGACTACCTGGAGCAGATCCACCCGTTCGCCAAGTACACCACCCCCGAGAACGCGGTGGGCAAGTCCCCCATCCCCTTCCACCCCGGCGCCATCCGGGCGATCGAGGAGAAGGGGATCAAGGTGCCCGCCAAGCTGCGGCCCTGA
- a CDS encoding type IV pilus twitching motility protein PilT has translation MPRLDAYFRAMVQQGASDLHLVAGNLPAMRIHGELKKLKAEPLTDQGLRELLREIAPDEVWARFEETGDVDFAYELEGVARFRANYFVQKFGAAAVFRTIPSQVLTCEDLGLPDAVRRLAYLRKGLVLVTGPTGSGKSTTLAAIIDEANRNRRDNIITIEDPIEFVHQSQGCLVSHREVGTHTRSFAVALRAALREDPDIILVGEMRDKETIALAIEAAATGHLVFGTLHTQNAAKTVDRVIEVFSAEEQPQIRSTLADSLKAVVAQNLFRRVDKPGRVAALEVLVVTPAISNLIREGKTYQIPSAIQTGKKHGMQSLETAILALLEQKIIAPREAYEKAVVKEPFVRFLSEEEREGLT, from the coding sequence ATGCCGAGACTCGACGCCTATTTCCGGGCCATGGTCCAGCAGGGGGCCTCGGACCTGCACCTGGTCGCGGGCAACCTGCCGGCCATGCGGATCCACGGGGAGCTCAAAAAACTGAAGGCCGAGCCCCTGACCGACCAGGGGCTCCGGGAGTTGCTCAGGGAGATCGCCCCGGACGAGGTGTGGGCCCGGTTCGAGGAGACCGGCGACGTGGATTTCGCCTACGAGCTGGAGGGGGTGGCCCGGTTCCGGGCCAACTACTTCGTGCAGAAGTTCGGGGCGGCGGCGGTGTTCCGTACCATTCCCTCCCAGGTCCTCACCTGCGAGGACCTCGGGCTGCCCGACGCGGTGCGCCGGCTGGCCTACCTTCGGAAGGGCCTGGTGCTGGTCACCGGCCCCACGGGCTCGGGCAAGTCCACCACGCTCGCGGCCATCATCGACGAGGCCAACCGGAACCGGCGGGACAACATCATCACCATCGAAGACCCGATCGAGTTCGTACACCAGAGCCAGGGGTGCCTGGTGAGCCACCGGGAGGTGGGCACCCACACCCGCAGCTTCGCCGTGGCCCTCCGGGCCGCCCTGCGGGAGGACCCGGACATCATCCTGGTGGGCGAGATGCGCGACAAGGAGACCATCGCGCTCGCCATCGAGGCGGCGGCCACCGGCCACCTGGTGTTCGGGACCCTGCACACTCAGAACGCGGCCAAGACCGTGGACCGGGTGATCGAGGTGTTCAGCGCGGAGGAGCAGCCCCAGATCCGCTCCACCCTGGCCGACAGCCTCAAGGCCGTGGTGGCCCAGAACCTGTTTCGTCGGGTGGACAAGCCCGGCCGGGTCGCGGCCCTCGAGGTGCTCGTCGTCACCCCGGCGATCTCGAACCTGATCCGGGAGGGCAAGACCTACCAGATCCCCTCGGCGATCCAGACCGGCAAGAAGCACGGCATGCAGTCGCTGGAGACCGCGATCCTGGCCCTGCTCGAGCAGAAGATCATCGCGCCGCGGGAGGCCTACGAGAAAGCCGTGGTGAAGGAGCCGTTCGTCCGGTTCCTCTCGGAGGAGGAGCGGGAGGGGCTCACATGA